One window of the Allosaccharopolyspora coralli genome contains the following:
- a CDS encoding ESX secretion-associated protein EspG: protein MAGGEITLSPHAAMFLSERMDLVPHPMLRVGRLPVSATEEDRLAATDEGRNHLRSIGLMDHNDLEPVVEDAWYALSRPPLAVGLATHSSRGPSYNAVFVDQGRTVLRARQADADDTEDIENIVLSRNNRVGLASNVTDTIGDLAPGRGASVSVPNEQIEQARRRAASGSGMQQAFSAARISRNDAQTLTDALSNQRTTEGVVTVRAYDERVRRVHKLPYNVQYFSNDTGSYTMEKKAGRDGREWFTLAPTDSRKLAAKVDEMVNELRR from the coding sequence ATGGCCGGGGGAGAAATCACGTTGTCGCCGCACGCGGCGATGTTCCTCAGTGAACGGATGGACCTCGTCCCGCACCCGATGCTGCGGGTCGGACGTCTACCGGTGAGCGCCACCGAAGAGGACAGGCTCGCCGCCACCGACGAAGGGCGCAACCACCTTCGTTCGATCGGGCTCATGGATCACAACGATCTCGAACCCGTCGTGGAGGACGCCTGGTACGCGCTGTCCCGGCCACCACTCGCGGTGGGTCTCGCGACACACTCGAGTCGCGGGCCCTCCTACAACGCCGTGTTCGTCGACCAAGGGCGAACCGTCCTGCGCGCCAGGCAAGCCGACGCCGACGACACCGAAGACATCGAGAACATCGTGCTGAGCCGGAACAATCGCGTCGGGCTGGCCAGCAACGTCACCGACACGATCGGCGACCTGGCGCCGGGACGAGGCGCGTCCGTCAGCGTCCCGAACGAGCAGATCGAACAAGCCCGACGTCGCGCGGCCTCCGGAAGCGGTATGCAACAAGCGTTCAGCGCGGCCCGAATCTCCCGCAACGACGCACAAACGCTCACCGACGCGCTGAGCAACCAGCGCACCACCGAAGGCGTCGTCACCGTCCGCGCGTACGACGAACGCGTGCGGCGCGTGCACAAGCTGCCCTACAACGTGCAGTACTTCAGCAACGACACCGGCAGCTACACGATGGAGAAGAAAGCCGGGCGCGACGGGCGCGAATGGTTCACCCTCGCCCCCACCGACAGCCGTAAGCTCGCAGCCAAGGTCGATGAGATGGTCAACGAACTCCGCCGCTGA
- a CDS encoding sensor histidine kinase: MTTEPRRSTAGTTEPRHASAGTDESDRDTSETTEQRRGPAVPARARIMGWMLLVLVVVLVAIVLLARQFLHSDTERNVTAALEQEANEFVTFAETGRDPTTGSLFTTPEELFTGFLQRQYPDSGEALIGVWRDQNGLRHTNQAQPGLVREVSDDPAVLQRIVDSPEAYGTVDTAAGPMRWVRVSTVTAPGAEPSWFIGAQFPEAALAETDRTVRTLIIVSAFGVVLAAIASWVVAGAILAPVRQVRQTAAEIGEHDLTQRIPVHGRDDIAALAEQFNSMLDRLQDAFATQRRFVDDASHELRTPITIVRGHLELLEADPTEQEEVVRLCTDELDRMTRIVEDLLVLAKADRPDFVHPAPVSFPELTSDVDAKIRTLGDRTWVLEHVGEGEIDVDEQRITQAMLQLAHNAVQHTEPGSRIRFGSAAHLGTATLWITDEGPGVEPSEVEGLFDRFSRGRSRSGTGAGLGLPIVKAIAEAHQGRVRVLSDPGEGATFGLELPTRRPANAESEDHP, from the coding sequence ATGACGACTGAGCCGCGCCGCAGCACGGCGGGCACGACCGAGCCACGGCACGCCTCGGCCGGCACAGACGAGTCGGACCGGGACACGTCGGAGACCACCGAGCAGCGGCGAGGTCCGGCGGTTCCGGCCCGCGCCCGGATCATGGGGTGGATGCTGCTCGTGCTCGTCGTGGTGCTGGTGGCGATCGTGCTGCTGGCGCGCCAGTTCCTGCACAGCGACACCGAACGCAACGTCACCGCCGCGCTGGAACAGGAGGCCAACGAGTTCGTCACCTTCGCCGAGACCGGGCGCGACCCCACCACCGGCAGCCTCTTCACCACACCGGAGGAGTTGTTCACCGGATTCCTGCAACGCCAGTACCCGGACTCGGGAGAGGCGCTCATCGGCGTGTGGCGGGACCAGAACGGGCTGCGGCACACCAACCAGGCGCAGCCGGGACTGGTCCGCGAGGTTTCGGACGATCCGGCGGTGCTGCAACGCATCGTGGACTCCCCGGAGGCGTACGGGACGGTCGACACGGCGGCAGGGCCGATGCGCTGGGTCCGGGTCTCGACCGTGACCGCACCCGGGGCGGAGCCGAGCTGGTTCATCGGTGCCCAGTTCCCCGAAGCCGCGCTCGCCGAAACGGACCGCACGGTCCGCACCCTGATCATCGTCAGCGCGTTCGGCGTCGTGCTCGCGGCCATCGCCTCGTGGGTCGTGGCAGGCGCGATCCTCGCCCCCGTCCGCCAGGTCCGGCAGACCGCGGCGGAGATCGGCGAACACGACCTCACCCAGCGCATCCCGGTCCACGGCAGGGACGACATCGCCGCGCTCGCCGAGCAGTTCAACAGCATGCTCGACCGGCTGCAGGACGCGTTCGCCACGCAGCGGCGGTTCGTCGACGACGCCAGCCACGAGCTTCGCACTCCGATCACCATCGTGCGCGGGCACCTCGAACTGCTCGAAGCCGATCCCACCGAGCAGGAGGAGGTCGTGCGGCTGTGCACCGACGAGCTCGACCGGATGACCCGAATCGTCGAAGACCTGCTGGTGCTCGCCAAGGCCGACCGGCCCGACTTCGTCCATCCTGCGCCGGTGTCGTTCCCGGAGCTGACCAGCGACGTGGATGCCAAGATCCGCACGCTCGGCGACCGCACGTGGGTTCTCGAACACGTCGGCGAGGGCGAGATCGACGTGGACGAACAACGCATCACCCAGGCGATGCTGCAGCTCGCGCACAACGCGGTCCAGCACACCGAACCCGGCTCGCGGATCCGTTTCGGCTCGGCCGCTCACCTCGGGACGGCGACGCTGTGGATCACCGACGAAGGCCCCGGCGTGGAGCCGTCCGAGGTCGAAGGCCTCTTCGACCGGTTCTCGCGCGGGCGTAGCCGCTCCGGCACCGGGGCCGGGCTCGGCCTGCCGATCGTGAAGGCCATCGCCGAAGCGCATCAGGGGCGGGTGCGCGTGCTCTCCGATCCCGGCGAGGGCGCCACCTTCGGGCTGGAATTGCCGACCCGCCGACCCGCGAACGCCGAGAGCGAGGACCACCCGTGA
- a CDS encoding acyltransferase family protein, with protein MRDARVVHHEPHRFAPVGHGFAWLRMIGALLVIYGHSSPLVGNGELIPPEWPVQLDDGLLMGFFAMSGFQVTESWLRDPHAGRFAVKRTLRLWPPMLTVSLAAALIVGPLVTARPTSEYFADRDTWGYVLNNAGMLTLQHDLPGVFLDNPWPAAVNGSLWTLPMELIAYAGLFTLLILGVAKARWRWLSLVALLALVAVDRRLDHVAGTEDAGSLLSVPVESLIAFLVAFALGVVLNLYPVPLSPTAAVFGIAAFAAMPNTEAGSFLMTFVVSYAVIVAAHYWPARIQVSGTWVNGSYGVYVWGFLVQQLLAMAGVRNEWLMLACAASIAYVLGALSWAFVEEPTMRLRHYVTPKPQNRREPF; from the coding sequence GTGCGCGACGCGAGGGTGGTGCACCACGAACCACACCGTTTCGCCCCCGTCGGACACGGCTTCGCGTGGTTGCGCATGATCGGCGCGCTGCTCGTCATCTACGGTCACAGCTCGCCACTGGTCGGCAACGGAGAGTTGATCCCTCCCGAATGGCCGGTGCAGCTCGACGACGGCCTGCTCATGGGATTCTTCGCGATGAGCGGCTTCCAGGTCACCGAGAGCTGGCTCCGCGACCCGCACGCGGGACGCTTCGCGGTGAAGCGAACGCTGCGGTTGTGGCCGCCGATGCTGACCGTGTCCCTCGCCGCGGCACTGATCGTCGGGCCGCTGGTGACCGCGCGGCCCACCTCCGAGTACTTCGCCGACCGCGACACCTGGGGCTACGTCCTCAACAACGCGGGAATGCTCACGCTGCAACACGACCTGCCCGGAGTGTTCCTCGACAATCCGTGGCCGGCAGCGGTGAACGGTTCACTGTGGACGTTGCCGATGGAACTGATCGCGTACGCGGGACTGTTCACACTGCTGATCCTCGGCGTCGCGAAAGCACGGTGGCGGTGGCTGTCGCTGGTCGCGCTGCTCGCGCTCGTCGCCGTGGACCGCAGGCTCGACCACGTCGCAGGGACCGAGGACGCGGGCTCGCTGCTGAGCGTTCCGGTCGAGTCACTGATCGCGTTCCTCGTCGCGTTCGCGCTCGGGGTGGTGCTGAACCTGTACCCGGTCCCGCTGTCGCCGACCGCCGCCGTATTCGGGATCGCCGCCTTCGCCGCGATGCCGAACACCGAAGCGGGCTCGTTCCTGATGACCTTCGTCGTCAGCTACGCAGTGATCGTCGCCGCGCACTACTGGCCCGCCCGGATCCAGGTGTCCGGCACGTGGGTCAACGGCAGCTACGGCGTGTACGTGTGGGGATTCCTCGTGCAGCAACTGCTGGCGATGGCCGGAGTGCGGAACGAATGGCTCATGCTCGCGTGCGCGGCGTCGATCGCCTACGTCCTCGGTGCGCTGTCGTGGGCGTTCGTCGAGGAACCGACGATGCGACTGCGGCACTACGTCACCCCGAAACCGCAGAACCGGCGTGAGCCCTTTTAG
- a CDS encoding glycosyltransferase: MSESSGHEQRLIDWTGERCVPWADDVQVVYEHYHRYALASRFARGKRVLDLACGEGYGSKLLAAEASTVVGVDIDERAVEHAVRTYGDEGLRFRTGSITDPDTLADEPPFDVIVCFEAIEHVADHEAVLHLVNSRLTSGGLVLMSTPDAEVYTGEHGNDNPFHVKEMSRGQFERLLQGSFRHVALLEQNVAVGSLLMPAERDAASDGVHLNTLRRTDSAAAWQVDEGVPHTYLVGLASNRTLPKLPAAGVLLDADQHLADRRLVDDATEDETESLVRERDAAVEDVSRVNELYQRSRGEAEELKTSITQLEQLRRAEENRADDGLRERGRLRSELERLGGELRDAGRAVERDAARIEWLRDSAAAVERRAAEAERRVSDLNAQNAELTAQNSALVQRAVSKYRRVVERVAPRGTTRRDVYEFALGRPTGVLPEAQGEAETGPIAVPRSDDPLVSVVIPVHGKWAYTRQCLRFLGGHQVSVPFEVIVVDDASPDETAAMLAQCPGVRVVTAERNLGFIGACNLGAEYARGEHVFFLNNDTQVTESWLDTLTSTMESNDRIGMVGAKLVYPDGTLQECGGVVWSDGHGWNLGRDGVADAAEFNSVRDVDYCSGAAILVRAELFRAIGGFDTRFAPAYYEDTDLAFAVRAAGFRTVVQPKAVVVHHEGVSNGTDLGGGVKKHQELNRAAFAEKWADVLRAEHLPEASPRNLWLARHRGTHGHFGPIAVVKDHQVPRPDFDSGSVRMRRILEQLVELGCRVVFFPGNHARLEPYTTELQQLGVLVLPEPELQQAFLAEAGSQITVALLSRPQVAWSLVEELRTAAPQCVIAYDTVDVHFLRLERQAEVSERADDGESAKALRRKSFASRQMELGLLRSCDVTLVVSEAEQVLLRELVPEADVRVLSNVHDVAWDSPDPAERSGVLFVGGFDHPPNGDAAAWAAREIMPLVWDRVPDAVLHVVGSNPTKQVRQLEREGVEVHGWVPDLDPVYARSRVTVAPLRFGAGVKGKVGESLAAGVPVVGTPVAMEGMHLETERDVLVAEDAAGLADAVVRLLSDDEQWRRLSAAGKAGVSAQFGPDVSRAALASVLHTADVVAF, translated from the coding sequence ATGAGCGAGAGCAGTGGCCACGAGCAGCGGTTGATCGACTGGACCGGTGAGCGTTGTGTGCCCTGGGCGGACGACGTGCAGGTCGTCTACGAGCACTACCACCGGTACGCGTTGGCGTCCCGGTTCGCGCGCGGCAAGCGTGTCCTCGACCTCGCCTGCGGCGAAGGGTACGGCTCGAAGCTGCTGGCGGCCGAGGCGTCCACGGTCGTCGGAGTCGACATCGACGAGCGTGCCGTCGAACACGCTGTTCGCACCTACGGTGACGAGGGGCTGCGGTTCCGGACGGGGTCGATCACCGATCCGGACACGCTCGCCGACGAGCCGCCGTTCGACGTGATCGTGTGCTTCGAGGCGATCGAGCACGTTGCGGACCACGAGGCCGTGCTGCACCTGGTGAACTCGCGGCTGACGAGCGGCGGGCTGGTGTTGATGAGCACCCCGGACGCCGAGGTCTACACGGGCGAGCACGGCAACGACAATCCGTTCCACGTCAAGGAGATGTCGCGCGGGCAGTTCGAGCGACTGCTGCAGGGTTCGTTCCGGCATGTCGCGTTGCTCGAACAGAACGTGGCCGTCGGTTCGTTGCTCATGCCTGCCGAACGGGACGCGGCGAGCGACGGCGTGCACCTGAACACGTTGCGGCGCACTGATTCCGCAGCGGCGTGGCAGGTCGACGAAGGTGTCCCGCACACGTATCTCGTCGGTCTCGCGTCGAACCGGACGTTACCGAAGCTGCCTGCCGCCGGAGTGTTGCTCGACGCCGACCAGCACCTCGCCGACCGCCGTCTCGTCGACGACGCCACCGAGGACGAGACGGAGTCGCTGGTGCGGGAGCGGGATGCCGCCGTCGAAGACGTCTCCCGTGTGAACGAGCTGTATCAGCGAAGCCGTGGCGAGGCCGAGGAACTCAAGACGTCCATCACGCAGCTGGAGCAGCTGCGACGGGCCGAGGAGAATCGTGCCGACGACGGCCTGCGGGAACGTGGACGACTGCGGTCGGAACTGGAGCGTCTCGGCGGCGAGCTGCGCGACGCGGGACGGGCCGTCGAGCGGGATGCGGCGCGGATCGAGTGGTTGCGGGACAGCGCGGCGGCGGTGGAGCGGCGAGCGGCGGAGGCCGAACGCCGGGTGAGCGACCTGAATGCGCAGAACGCGGAGCTCACAGCGCAGAACTCCGCGCTGGTGCAGCGTGCGGTCTCGAAGTACCGCCGTGTCGTGGAGCGAGTCGCCCCGCGCGGCACCACGCGCCGTGACGTGTACGAGTTCGCCCTCGGTCGTCCGACGGGTGTGCTTCCGGAGGCGCAGGGCGAGGCCGAGACGGGCCCGATCGCGGTGCCGCGCAGCGACGATCCGCTCGTGAGTGTCGTGATCCCGGTGCACGGCAAGTGGGCGTACACGCGGCAGTGCCTGCGGTTCCTCGGCGGCCATCAGGTCTCGGTGCCGTTCGAGGTGATCGTCGTGGACGATGCCTCACCGGACGAGACGGCGGCGATGCTCGCGCAGTGCCCCGGAGTCCGGGTGGTGACGGCCGAGCGCAATCTCGGTTTCATCGGGGCGTGCAACCTCGGTGCCGAATACGCGCGCGGTGAGCACGTGTTCTTCTTGAACAACGACACCCAGGTCACGGAGTCCTGGCTGGACACATTGACGTCCACAATGGAGTCGAACGACCGGATCGGCATGGTTGGCGCGAAACTCGTCTACCCGGACGGGACGCTCCAGGAGTGCGGCGGCGTCGTCTGGTCCGACGGGCACGGATGGAACCTCGGTCGCGACGGGGTCGCGGACGCCGCCGAGTTCAACTCGGTGCGCGACGTGGACTACTGCTCGGGTGCGGCGATCCTCGTCCGCGCCGAGTTGTTCCGGGCCATCGGCGGTTTCGACACTCGGTTCGCCCCGGCGTACTACGAGGACACCGACCTCGCGTTCGCGGTGCGCGCGGCGGGTTTTCGCACGGTCGTGCAGCCCAAGGCCGTCGTCGTGCACCACGAGGGCGTCTCGAACGGCACCGACCTCGGTGGTGGCGTCAAGAAGCACCAGGAGCTCAACCGTGCGGCGTTCGCGGAGAAATGGGCGGACGTCCTGCGGGCCGAGCACTTGCCGGAGGCGTCACCACGCAACCTGTGGCTCGCGCGGCATCGCGGGACGCACGGGCATTTCGGGCCGATCGCCGTGGTCAAGGACCACCAGGTGCCGCGCCCGGATTTCGACTCCGGTTCGGTGCGGATGCGCCGGATTCTGGAACAGCTCGTCGAACTCGGGTGCCGGGTGGTGTTCTTCCCCGGCAATCACGCGCGGCTGGAGCCTTACACGACGGAGCTGCAACAGCTCGGTGTGCTCGTGCTGCCGGAGCCGGAGTTGCAGCAGGCGTTCCTGGCGGAGGCAGGCTCGCAGATCACGGTGGCGTTGTTGTCCCGGCCGCAGGTCGCCTGGAGCCTCGTGGAAGAACTCCGCACGGCCGCGCCGCAGTGCGTCATCGCCTACGACACCGTGGACGTGCATTTCCTGCGTCTGGAGCGGCAGGCCGAGGTGTCCGAGCGTGCGGACGACGGCGAGTCCGCGAAGGCGCTGCGGCGCAAGTCTTTCGCGTCACGACAGATGGAGTTGGGCCTGTTGCGCTCGTGTGACGTCACGTTGGTGGTTTCGGAGGCCGAGCAGGTGTTGCTGCGGGAGCTCGTGCCGGAGGCCGACGTCCGCGTGCTGTCCAATGTGCACGACGTCGCGTGGGACTCGCCGGATCCGGCCGAGCGCAGCGGTGTGCTGTTCGTGGGCGGTTTCGACCACCCGCCGAACGGGGACGCGGCGGCCTGGGCTGCGCGGGAGATCATGCCGCTGGTGTGGGACCGGGTTCCGGACGCGGTGTTGCACGTCGTGGGCAGCAATCCGACGAAGCAGGTGCGGCAGTTGGAGCGCGAGGGCGTCGAGGTGCACGGCTGGGTCCCGGATCTCGACCCGGTGTATGCGCGATCCCGCGTGACGGTGGCGCCGTTGCGGTTCGGGGCAGGGGTGAAAGGCAAGGTCGGCGAGAGCCTTGCCGCCGGTGTCCCGGTGGTGGGCACGCCGGTCGCCATGGAAGGGATGCATCTGGAGACCGAACGTGACGTTCTGGTCGCCGAGGACGCGGCGGGCTTGGCGGATGCGGTGGTCCGGTTGCTCTCCGACGACGAGCAGTGGCGCCGGTTGTCCGCTGCGGGCAAGGCGGGAGTGTCCGCGCAGTTCGGCCCGGATGTCTCCCGTGCAGCATTGGCGAGCGTCTTGCACACGGCAGACGTCGTGGCTTTTTAG
- a CDS encoding Lrp/AsnC family transcriptional regulator: MSPTLDEHDLALLHALQIAPRGNWVDLARVLGSTPTTLASRWARLRSTGRAWVTVHPARRLTNVLVAFTELDVEPSRRAEAVERLCADPRAITVEETANDCDLIVTSMVNDHDELTRFRLDVLPRIPGVQRLNTSVATRVHWEGSRWRLDALDATQQAELHRITRRETNPAPATVPDAYWPLIEGLTHDGRRSAADLARITGRQEATVRRQLGKLLSTDLLAFRCEVAQIRSRWPLVCTWFVAVPQAELERTVRSLTTLPELRMCFSVAGTEQLVFQAMAHSPEDLMRLERGFVEKLPWMTPVKSILTLRMPKRMGWILDEEGKSTGQVVVPSITHEFMPGTEA; this comes from the coding sequence GTGAGCCCCACCCTCGACGAACACGATCTCGCGCTCCTGCACGCCCTGCAAATCGCGCCGCGCGGCAACTGGGTGGACCTGGCGCGGGTACTCGGGTCGACACCGACGACCCTGGCGTCCCGGTGGGCGCGGCTGCGCTCGACGGGCCGGGCGTGGGTGACCGTGCATCCCGCGCGACGCCTGACCAACGTTCTCGTCGCGTTCACCGAACTCGACGTCGAGCCGTCCCGTCGGGCGGAGGCCGTCGAGCGGCTGTGCGCGGACCCGCGCGCGATCACCGTGGAGGAGACCGCGAACGACTGCGACCTGATCGTCACGTCGATGGTCAACGACCACGACGAACTCACCCGGTTCCGGCTCGACGTTCTACCTCGGATTCCAGGTGTGCAGCGGCTCAACACCTCTGTGGCCACCCGGGTTCATTGGGAGGGCAGCCGCTGGCGCCTCGACGCGCTGGACGCGACACAACAGGCCGAGCTGCACCGGATCACACGGCGGGAGACGAATCCGGCACCGGCGACCGTGCCCGACGCGTACTGGCCGCTGATCGAGGGGCTCACCCACGACGGCAGGCGCAGCGCGGCGGATCTCGCCCGCATCACCGGTCGGCAGGAGGCGACGGTCCGCCGCCAGCTCGGCAAGCTGCTGTCCACGGACCTGCTCGCCTTCCGATGCGAGGTCGCTCAGATTCGTTCCCGCTGGCCACTCGTGTGCACGTGGTTCGTCGCGGTGCCGCAGGCGGAACTCGAACGCACGGTCCGGTCGTTGACGACGTTGCCGGAACTACGCATGTGCTTCTCTGTCGCAGGCACCGAACAGTTGGTGTTCCAGGCGATGGCTCACTCTCCGGAAGACCTGATGCGCCTGGAACGCGGGTTCGTCGAGAAGCTGCCGTGGATGACTCCGGTGAAGAGCATCCTCACGCTGCGCATGCCGAAACGGATGGGGTGGATCCTGGACGAGGAAGGCAAGTCCACCGGCCAGGTGGTCGTCCCCAGCATCACTCACGAGTTCATGCCGGGCACCGAGGCGTGA
- a CDS encoding response regulator transcription factor, producing the protein MSTILIVEDEARIASFIEKGLRANGFSTVAVADGATALDHVLGAEVDLVVLDLGLPDRDGFSVLQTLRARHSQVPVIILTARDTVHDTVAGLEGGADDYMTKPFRFEELLARVRLRLRPAERTPEVTVLRSGDLSLDLRTRRAQVPDATIDLTAREFAVLELFLRHPGQVLSREQVLSQVWGYDFDPGSNVVDVYVRALRRKIGNGRIDTVRGMGYRLGDRA; encoded by the coding sequence GTGAGCACCATCCTGATCGTCGAGGACGAGGCGCGCATCGCGTCGTTCATCGAGAAGGGTTTGCGCGCCAACGGATTCAGCACGGTGGCGGTCGCCGACGGCGCCACCGCGCTCGATCACGTGCTCGGCGCCGAAGTCGACCTGGTCGTGCTGGACCTGGGCCTGCCGGACCGGGACGGGTTCTCCGTGCTGCAAACCCTGCGGGCACGCCATTCGCAGGTGCCGGTGATCATCCTGACTGCGCGCGACACGGTGCACGACACCGTCGCGGGCCTGGAAGGCGGCGCCGACGACTACATGACTAAGCCGTTCCGGTTCGAGGAACTGCTCGCGCGGGTCCGACTTCGGCTGCGCCCCGCCGAGCGGACGCCGGAGGTGACCGTGCTGCGCTCCGGTGACTTGTCGCTGGACCTGCGCACGCGGCGCGCACAGGTGCCGGACGCGACCATCGACCTCACTGCCCGCGAGTTCGCGGTGCTCGAGTTGTTCCTGCGCCACCCCGGCCAAGTGCTCTCCCGCGAGCAGGTGCTCTCGCAGGTGTGGGGTTACGACTTCGATCCCGGATCGAACGTCGTCGACGTCTACGTGCGGGCGTTGCGCCGCAAGATCGGCAACGGGCGCATCGACACCGTTCGCGGCATGGGCTATCGCCTCGGCGACCGGGCGTGA
- a CDS encoding DUF3558 domain-containing protein, which translates to MRLKSCALVASATVLTAGCAAGGSGSPEAQQQPPERPGNSISVSNPKNAAGPEVCQLLPPDAAAQVGVEPNGEVDDKNINPDAPDTCAWESSDGSLSVSFAPVEGRSLQAYYDTKNQYQTYEEFEISGHPAVIATKDDTMNGSCDVWVATKPDQVVGSTVFLPSEDSGEVDPCEVNKKMFELSMPSWPAA; encoded by the coding sequence ATGCGGCTCAAGAGCTGCGCCCTGGTCGCGAGCGCGACTGTATTGACGGCAGGGTGCGCGGCGGGAGGCTCTGGCTCTCCCGAGGCACAGCAACAGCCGCCTGAACGTCCCGGCAACAGCATCTCGGTGTCCAACCCCAAGAACGCAGCCGGACCGGAAGTCTGCCAGTTGCTCCCCCCGGATGCGGCCGCACAAGTAGGCGTCGAGCCGAACGGCGAGGTCGACGACAAGAACATCAACCCGGACGCGCCTGACACGTGTGCGTGGGAGAGCAGCGACGGCTCGTTGTCCGTGTCGTTTGCGCCCGTCGAGGGGCGGTCGCTGCAGGCCTACTACGACACGAAAAACCAGTACCAAACCTACGAAGAGTTCGAAATCTCCGGTCATCCCGCCGTGATCGCCACGAAAGACGACACCATGAACGGCAGTTGCGACGTCTGGGTGGCGACCAAGCCTGACCAGGTCGTCGGGTCAACGGTCTTCCTACCCAGTGAGGACAGCGGCGAGGTCGATCCGTGCGAGGTCAACAAGAAGATGTTCGAACTGTCGATGCCGTCGTGGCCTGCGGCCTGA
- a CDS encoding SLC13 family permease, translating into MAVLSGLAWVLTSDGTPPEGSASMTLLVFATAVVAWCSGRFEDVHVAVAATSGLLLLGVLTPVELLTAFGAEPIWLMFSAFLLAAGLTRTGLPGRLVAALTARARTPRQLAHLITVALVVSALLVPSTSGRAALAVPAHSALADVFGRRERLVRALALLIPTVILLSAVGSLVGAGAHLITSQILAATTGSGIGYAQWLLWGLPLAVVTSHLAAELVLLLHTRPSDRREPLRVPSALLRTELDVPHTWRPVETRAAWLLAVVVLTWSTNEWHGIPAPLPAFAAALVLAAPRSGVVSMSRAVSEVPWSLLVFMATTAAMGGALVASGAAQWLADAVLVGSGYALVVGVVAVSAAAHLVVQSRSARSSVLIPMVVPAALAAGMNPIALAFASTAAAGFCHTLTSSAKPVAVFSRIDAPTYRSTDLLVLSAFLGPLLVAVVLLFSVAVWPLLGLPLH; encoded by the coding sequence GTGGCAGTGCTGAGCGGACTCGCGTGGGTGCTCACGTCGGACGGCACTCCGCCGGAGGGTTCCGCGAGCATGACGCTGCTGGTGTTCGCCACAGCGGTCGTCGCGTGGTGCAGCGGACGATTCGAGGACGTCCACGTCGCCGTGGCCGCCACCTCCGGGTTGCTGCTGCTCGGCGTGCTCACACCGGTCGAGCTCCTGACCGCGTTCGGCGCCGAGCCGATCTGGCTGATGTTCTCGGCGTTCCTGCTCGCCGCGGGTCTGACCAGGACCGGGCTGCCCGGGCGACTCGTCGCCGCGCTCACCGCCCGCGCCCGCACACCGCGGCAGCTCGCGCACCTCATCACGGTCGCGCTGGTCGTCAGCGCGCTGCTCGTGCCCAGCACCAGCGGCCGCGCCGCGCTCGCCGTGCCTGCGCACAGCGCCCTCGCCGACGTCTTCGGGCGCCGGGAGCGGCTCGTGCGGGCGTTGGCGCTGCTGATCCCCACCGTCATCCTGCTCTCCGCCGTCGGCTCCCTCGTCGGGGCCGGAGCGCACCTGATCACCAGCCAGATCCTCGCCGCGACCACCGGCTCCGGCATCGGCTACGCGCAATGGCTGCTGTGGGGCCTGCCGCTGGCCGTCGTGACCTCCCACCTCGCCGCGGAACTCGTCCTGCTGCTGCACACCCGACCCAGCGACCGGCGTGAGCCGCTCCGCGTGCCGTCCGCATTGCTCCGGACCGAGCTGGACGTGCCGCACACGTGGCGGCCGGTCGAAACCCGTGCGGCCTGGCTGCTGGCGGTCGTCGTCCTGACCTGGTCCACGAACGAGTGGCACGGCATCCCGGCACCGCTGCCGGCGTTCGCCGCCGCGCTGGTGCTCGCCGCGCCGCGAAGCGGAGTCGTCTCGATGTCGCGTGCGGTCTCCGAGGTCCCGTGGTCCCTGCTGGTGTTCATGGCCACCACTGCCGCGATGGGTGGCGCGCTCGTCGCGAGCGGAGCCGCGCAATGGCTGGCGGACGCGGTGCTCGTCGGCAGCGGGTACGCGCTCGTCGTCGGCGTCGTCGCGGTCAGCGCCGCCGCACACCTCGTGGTGCAGTCCCGGTCCGCGCGCTCGTCCGTGCTGATTCCGATGGTCGTGCCCGCGGCATTGGCCGCCGGGATGAACCCGATCGCGCTCGCCTTCGCCTCGACCGCCGCAGCGGGCTTCTGCCACACGCTGACCTCCTCGGCGAAGCCCGTGGCCGTGTTCTCCCGGATCGACGCCCCGACCTACCGCTCGACGGACCTGTTGGTCCTGTCCGCCTTCCTCGGGCCACTGCTCGTCGCCGTTGTCCTGCTGTTCTCCGTAGCCGTCTGGCCGCTGCTCGGTCTCCCGTTGCACTGA